One genomic segment of Colias croceus chromosome 16, ilColCroc2.1 includes these proteins:
- the LOC123698732 gene encoding uncharacterized protein LOC123698732, with protein sequence MGKTIHSEARNLILKVMKFFELEKANKQFAIPVDQVVKRTCAATGISKSTLMNIKKEVKESRHAPPTASSSTSPSTSNDNPSREIKLSTPGKKRKRYNKKIEIDNFDICAIRNIIISFYTVRKEIPTLKKILAVAKRDLNFKGEKSFLRKILIDQLGYKFKKCKNARTVLIQKPDIAAWRARYLRRMKENNNLGADKKPVTYLDETWIHSHYTVNKCWQNSTDSSVKKNFNPGQRWILVHAGGENGFIPGAELLYKCKQTTGDYHHEMDTDNFVKWLKEKLIPNLPPNGIVVIDNAPYHSRQSIKAPTSASLKADMQNWLRDNNIPFDEKMTKKELYPIILRTKPPKKYVVDELMQEHGQEIVRLPPYHCDLNPIEYIWNLVKQRVADKNVNQSEKEIEKLTRDALSSITPSDWKKEVKHIERLQREYWEKDHLEENNVREIIISLGEESSDSDISDGDSDNEEEDSMTGIEPIVYSDDDL encoded by the coding sequence ATGGGAAAAACTATTCACAGTGAAGCAAGGAATTTAATCCTTAAGGTGATGAAATTTTTCGAATTAGAGAAAGCTAACAAGCAATTCGCCATACCTGTAGATCAAGTTGTCAAACGAACCTGTGCTGCAACTGGAATATCAAAATCAACTttgatgaatataaaaaaggaGGTAAAAGAATCACGTCATGCACCGCCGACTGCTTCATCGAGTACTAGCCCAAGTACGAGCAACGACAATCCAAGCAGGGAGATAAAATTGTCAACACCGGGTAAGAAGCGAAAGCGATACAAcaagaaaattgaaattgataaTTTCGACATCTGTGCTATaaggaatattattatcagtttTTATACTGTCCGAAAAGAAATCCCTacattaaagaaaatcctgGCAGTCGCTAAAagagatttaaattttaagggCGAAAAATCTttcttaagaaaaatattaatagaccAGTTGggatataaattcaaaaaatgcaaaaatgcCCGTACGGTGCTTATTCAAAAGCCAGATATTGCCGCTTGGAGGGCTCGCTACCTGCGCCgaatgaaagaaaataataatcttgGTGCAGATAAAAAACCTGTTACCTACCTTGACGAAACGTGGATCCATTCACACTATACGGTAAATAAATGTTGGCAAAACAGTACCGACAGCAgcgtgaaaaaaaattttaatcccGGACAAAGATGGATTCTTGTGCATGCTGGGGGAGAAAACGGCTTCATTCCGGGTGCAGAGTTGCTATATAAATGCAAACAAACAACTGGCGACTATCATCATGAGATGGATACAGATAACTTTGTAAAATGGCTGAAAGAAAAGTTAATACCTAACTTACCGCCGAACGGTATAGTTGTCATTGACAATGCGCCTTACCACTCAAGGCAATCAATAAAGGCACCCACAAGCGCGTCTCTAAAAGCTGATATGCAAAACTGGTTGCGTGATAATAACATTCCTTTCGACGAAAAGATGACGAAAAAGGAATTGTATCCTATTATCTTAAGGACAAAGCCGccaaaaaaatatgttgtcGATGAACTGATGCAAGAGCATGGTCAAGAAATAGTACGTCTGCCACCCTATCACTGTGATTTAAATCCTATAGAATACATTTGGAATCTAGTGAAACAAAGGGTGGCAGACAAAAATGTTAATCAATCAGAgaaagaaatagaaaaactGACAAGAGATGCACTTAGTTCTATTACACCTTCCGACTGGAAAAAGGAAGTAAAACACATTGAACGACTTCAGCGAGAGTATTGGGAAAAAGACCATCTCGAAGAAAATAATGTACgagaaattattata